A genome region from Mycobacterium sp. 3519A includes the following:
- a CDS encoding potassium channel family protein: protein MTEQTRLERWDQRTDLPLAGVALVFLALYSVKVLVRPHGAVDKAVDIGLLAVYCLFVVDYLARWYLAEPRGKWFVRHLWELPVILLPFLRPLRLLSLAVVVNALQRAVGQTIRGKVLVYTVCGAVVIVYAASLAILDVEGTRPESDIHNLGDALWWAITTVTTVGYGDLSPATWMGKIVAVALMIGGIALVGSVTATLASWIVQRVAEEDTAEEVATRAQIDELRDEVRRLSKLLTRDDKPAYGEGREAF, encoded by the coding sequence ATGACCGAGCAAACCCGACTCGAACGTTGGGATCAGCGCACTGACCTGCCGCTCGCCGGTGTCGCGCTGGTGTTCCTGGCGTTGTATTCGGTGAAGGTGTTGGTCCGGCCGCATGGCGCTGTCGACAAGGCGGTCGATATCGGACTGTTGGCCGTCTACTGCCTGTTCGTGGTCGACTACCTCGCGCGGTGGTATCTGGCGGAGCCTCGAGGCAAGTGGTTCGTCAGACATCTCTGGGAGTTGCCGGTGATCCTGCTGCCGTTCCTGCGCCCGCTGCGGTTGTTGAGCCTTGCCGTTGTGGTGAACGCGCTGCAGCGGGCGGTCGGCCAGACCATCCGCGGGAAGGTGTTGGTCTACACCGTGTGCGGCGCGGTGGTGATCGTGTATGCGGCGTCACTGGCGATTCTCGATGTCGAGGGCACCCGGCCGGAATCCGACATCCACAACCTCGGCGACGCGTTGTGGTGGGCCATCACCACGGTGACCACGGTCGGGTACGGCGACCTGTCACCGGCGACGTGGATGGGGAAGATCGTCGCGGTCGCGTTGATGATCGGCGGGATCGCCCTTGTCGGTTCGGTGACCGCGACGCTGGCGTCGTGGATCGTGCAGCGGGTGGCCGAAGAGGACACCGCCGAGGAAGTGGCGACGCGGGCGCAGATCGACGAACTGCGCGACGAGGTCCGTCGACTCTCGAAGTTGCTCACCCGCGATGACAAGCCCGCCTATGGTGAAGGCCGTGAAGCATTCTGA